In the genome of Nocardioides seonyuensis, one region contains:
- a CDS encoding phytoene desaturase family protein: protein MPHSTVDAVVIGAGPNGLVAANALGDADWDVVLVEAQDDVGGAVRSAEVTAPGYVNDLFSAFYPLAAASPIIRDLHLEQHGLAWRQAPDVLSHVLDDGRAAVLRRDPADTAAGLDAEAAGDGEAWLEMYDGWQRVRDPLLDALFTPFPPVAAGARMLRRLGASGGLDFARLAVLPVRRLAEERFRGQGAGLLLTGNALHSDVPPDAAGSGVFGWLLAMLGQDVGFPVPEGGAGRLAQALRARAESLGVEVRTGAEVTEVTTSADRATGVRMADGTSIAARHAVLADVAAPALYSRLLARHRLPAKLLRDLERFHWDNPTIKLNWALERPVPWTAREAAGSGTVHLGVDDHGFVDFAADLSTRRDPERPFLLFGQMTTSDPTRSPEGTESAWAYTHVPHGDWSGERLDRHVERMEQAVERVAPGFRDIQLARHVQSPGSLEAMDANLVDGAVNAGTSALHQQLIFRPVPGLGRPETPVEGLYLAGASAHPGGGVHGACGWNAARAALAHQGRTGRMRRALASTAWARLT, encoded by the coding sequence ATGCCGCACAGCACCGTGGACGCCGTGGTCATCGGCGCCGGTCCCAACGGCCTCGTGGCCGCCAACGCGCTGGGTGACGCGGACTGGGACGTGGTGCTGGTGGAGGCCCAGGACGACGTCGGTGGCGCCGTGCGGAGCGCCGAGGTGACGGCCCCTGGCTACGTCAACGACCTCTTCAGCGCCTTCTACCCGCTGGCCGCCGCCAGTCCCATCATCCGCGACCTCCACCTCGAGCAGCACGGCCTGGCCTGGCGTCAGGCCCCCGACGTCCTCTCCCACGTCCTCGACGACGGGCGCGCCGCGGTTCTCCGCCGCGACCCCGCCGACACGGCCGCCGGGCTGGACGCCGAGGCGGCTGGCGACGGTGAGGCCTGGCTGGAGATGTACGACGGCTGGCAGCGGGTGCGTGACCCGCTCCTGGACGCGCTCTTCACCCCGTTCCCCCCGGTCGCCGCGGGGGCGAGGATGCTGCGGCGCCTCGGCGCCAGCGGAGGCCTCGACTTCGCCCGCCTGGCGGTCCTGCCCGTACGACGCCTCGCCGAGGAGCGCTTCCGCGGTCAGGGAGCAGGCCTGCTGCTGACCGGCAACGCGTTGCACAGCGACGTACCACCGGATGCCGCGGGCAGCGGCGTCTTCGGCTGGCTGCTGGCGATGCTGGGGCAGGACGTGGGCTTCCCGGTGCCGGAGGGGGGTGCCGGTCGGCTCGCGCAGGCCCTGCGTGCCCGCGCCGAGTCGCTCGGGGTCGAGGTCAGGACCGGTGCCGAGGTCACGGAGGTCACGACGTCGGCCGACCGGGCCACCGGGGTCCGCATGGCCGACGGCACCAGCATCGCAGCGCGTCACGCCGTCCTGGCCGACGTGGCCGCCCCTGCCCTCTACAGCCGGCTCCTGGCACGACACCGGCTTCCCGCCAAGCTGCTGCGCGACCTCGAGCGCTTCCACTGGGACAACCCCACGATCAAGCTCAACTGGGCGCTCGAACGGCCCGTGCCGTGGACTGCCCGCGAGGCGGCAGGGTCGGGGACAGTCCACCTCGGGGTGGACGACCACGGCTTCGTCGACTTCGCCGCCGATCTCTCCACCCGGCGCGATCCCGAGCGCCCCTTCCTCCTCTTCGGGCAGATGACCACCTCCGACCCGACCCGGTCCCCCGAGGGGACCGAGTCGGCGTGGGCCTACACGCACGTCCCGCACGGCGACTGGAGCGGCGAGCGGCTCGACCGCCATGTCGAGCGCATGGAGCAGGCCGTCGAGCGCGTCGCACCGGGGTTCCGCGACATCCAGCTGGCCCGGCACGTCCAGTCGCCGGGCAGTCTCGAGGCGATGGATGCCAACCTCGTCGACGGCGCGGTCAACGCCGGGACGTCCGCCCTGCACCAGCAGCTGATCTTCCGTCCGGTGCCGGGCCTGGGCCGACCGGAGACGCCGGTGGAAGGCCTCTACCTCGCGGGCGCCTCGGCACACCCCGGCGGGGGAGTGCACGGCGCGTGCGGCTGGAACGCCGCCCGCGCAGCCCTGGCCCACCAGGGCCGCACAGGCAGGATGCGTCGCGCGCTGGCCAGCACCGCGTGGGCCCGGCTCACCTGA
- a CDS encoding dihydropteroate synthase: MIDLESLAALYADFREDLESPVAPVRVSEDVVVGDDAVTVMGVVNLSHDSTYRESVAVSTDSAVRLGRALTSQGAAIIDLGAEASHEKADRVDAAEQIDRLVPVVEALSQRTVVSVETYRPEVAEAVLAAGARMINLTGRGEEEEILAAAGRAGATVLMVFSPSDNVRESGQLPDDDDMLPALVEHFEERLERARAAGVEKVIVDPGSGFTYDNLSGVGKAKVQSRVLAQSMRLRRLGVPSAHALPHCFDLFERDFRHAEGFFAVLAFLGRAHLLRVHEVSQVSRVLRSMRELPVR, encoded by the coding sequence ATGATCGATCTCGAGAGCCTGGCAGCGCTGTACGCAGACTTCCGCGAGGACCTGGAGAGTCCCGTGGCCCCCGTCCGGGTGAGCGAGGACGTGGTGGTGGGCGACGACGCGGTCACCGTCATGGGTGTCGTGAACCTGTCCCACGACTCGACCTACCGGGAGAGCGTCGCGGTCTCGACCGATTCCGCCGTGCGCCTGGGCCGCGCGCTGACCAGCCAGGGCGCGGCGATCATCGACCTCGGCGCCGAGGCGAGCCACGAGAAGGCGGACCGGGTCGACGCGGCCGAGCAGATCGACCGGCTGGTGCCCGTCGTCGAGGCGCTCTCGCAGCGCACGGTGGTGTCCGTGGAGACCTACAGGCCGGAGGTTGCCGAGGCGGTCCTCGCGGCGGGAGCCCGCATGATCAACCTGACCGGCAGGGGCGAGGAGGAGGAGATCCTGGCCGCGGCGGGGCGAGCCGGTGCGACCGTGCTGATGGTCTTCAGTCCCTCGGACAACGTCCGGGAGTCCGGGCAGCTCCCCGACGACGACGACATGCTGCCAGCGCTCGTCGAGCACTTCGAGGAGCGGCTCGAGCGCGCTCGCGCGGCGGGGGTGGAGAAGGTGATCGTCGACCCCGGTTCGGGCTTCACCTACGACAACCTGTCAGGGGTGGGCAAGGCGAAGGTGCAGTCGCGAGTCCTCGCCCAGTCGATGCGGCTGCGCCGGCTGGGGGTGCCGTCGGCGCACGCCCTGCCCCACTGCTTCGACCTCTTCGAACGCGACTTCCGGCACGCCGAGGGGTTCTTCGCCGTGCTCGCGTTCCTCGGCCGCGCCCACCTGCTGCGCGTCCACGAGGTGTCGCAGGTGTCGAGGGTGCTCCGGTCGATGCGGGAGCTCCCCGTCAGGTGA
- a CDS encoding SDR family NAD(P)-dependent oxidoreductase, with amino-acid sequence MSVVLVTGASSGIGRAVALALADRGDTVVLTARSYDALAEVAGQCEERGGQALVAPADVGSREAVESAFELAAAEVGRIDAVVNAAAVLAYGRFEDVPAEVFDRVHRTNVIGAANVARAALDHFDEHGGGSLVLLGSVVGKISVPMMSTYVSSKWAVHGLARTLQLEARRTPGVHVTLVSPGGVDTPIYRLAGSYTGHAHRPPPPVDSPEKVVAAVLEALEKPRRESSVGLANGVMVAGFRLLPAVFDLLVGPLAAIATTSRAERAPSAGNVLEPEPGERSVRDGWWTLPGR; translated from the coding sequence ATGAGCGTCGTACTGGTCACCGGAGCATCCAGCGGGATCGGCCGCGCCGTCGCACTCGCCCTGGCCGACCGAGGGGACACCGTGGTGCTCACCGCAAGGTCGTACGACGCCCTCGCGGAGGTCGCCGGGCAGTGCGAGGAGCGGGGCGGGCAGGCGCTCGTCGCGCCGGCCGACGTCGGCAGCCGGGAGGCCGTGGAGTCCGCGTTCGAGCTGGCCGCCGCCGAGGTGGGCCGGATCGACGCCGTGGTCAACGCGGCGGCCGTGCTGGCATACGGACGCTTCGAGGACGTGCCGGCCGAGGTGTTCGACCGCGTCCACCGCACGAACGTGATCGGCGCTGCCAACGTCGCGAGGGCGGCCCTGGACCACTTCGACGAGCACGGAGGCGGGTCGCTCGTCCTCCTCGGCTCGGTCGTCGGCAAGATCAGCGTCCCGATGATGAGCACCTACGTCAGCAGCAAGTGGGCCGTCCACGGGCTGGCGCGGACGCTCCAGCTCGAGGCGCGGAGGACTCCCGGCGTCCACGTCACCCTGGTGTCCCCCGGCGGGGTCGACACCCCGATCTACCGGTTGGCCGGGAGCTACACCGGCCACGCGCACCGACCGCCCCCGCCGGTTGACTCGCCCGAGAAGGTTGTGGCCGCCGTCCTCGAGGCGCTCGAGAAGCCGCGCCGGGAGTCCTCTGTCGGGCTGGCCAACGGCGTCATGGTCGCCGGGTTCCGGCTCCTCCCCGCCGTCTTCGACCTCTTGGTCGGTCCGCTGGCAGCGATCGCGACGACCTCCCGGGCTGAGCGAGCGCCCAGCGCGGGGAACGTGCTCGAGCCCGAACCGGGCGAGCGGTCCGTGCGCGACGGCTGGTGGACGCTTCCCGGGCGGTGA